From Nitratidesulfovibrio vulgaris str. Hildenborough, a single genomic window includes:
- the cimA gene encoding citramalate synthase — protein sequence MRRQIHLYDTTLRDGSQSEDINLNTPDKLKIALRLDELGIAYIEGGWPGSNPVDVAFFKEIRNYNLKQAKISAFGSTHHPSHTAENDPNLKAIAAARTDAAAIFGKSCERHAREALRLDGRRNLDIIHDSIAFLKKQVAEVFFDAEHFFDGYRHNAAYALEVLRRAHEAGGDVLVLCDTNGGTLPHEVHDIVTAVREQLPEAKLGIHAHNDCEVAVANSIAAVQAGAVQVQGTMNGVGERCGNANLSSVIPILELKSAGAYACLPEGRLQQLTAVSSYVSEVTNLPPFSRQPFVGRSAFAHKGGVHVSAVNRNATLYEHITPESVGNHQRVLITELAGRSNIVSLARRFGFHLDKDEPVVKGLMNELKKKASLGYDYAAAEASVELLLLRKLARRGVREFFKLIQFRVLESKQENDLEPMSEASVMVEVEGIIEHTAATGRGPVNALDNALRKALSSFYPRIREMRLLDFKVRVLTGTETDGGTASTVRVLIESGDADSRWVTVGVSYNIIEASWQALADSMTYKLYKDEHVQRGMTD from the coding sequence ATGAGGCGACAGATCCACCTTTACGACACGACACTGCGGGATGGCTCGCAGTCCGAGGACATCAACCTCAATACCCCGGACAAGCTCAAGATTGCGCTGCGCCTTGATGAACTGGGCATCGCGTACATCGAGGGCGGCTGGCCGGGGTCCAATCCGGTGGACGTCGCCTTCTTCAAGGAAATTCGCAACTACAACCTCAAGCAGGCGAAGATCAGCGCCTTCGGCAGTACGCACCATCCGTCGCATACCGCCGAGAACGACCCCAACCTGAAGGCCATCGCGGCGGCACGCACCGACGCCGCCGCGATCTTCGGCAAGTCGTGCGAGCGCCATGCGCGTGAGGCCCTGCGCCTTGACGGACGACGCAACCTCGACATCATCCACGACTCCATCGCCTTCCTGAAGAAGCAGGTCGCCGAGGTGTTCTTCGATGCCGAGCACTTCTTCGACGGGTACAGACACAATGCCGCCTACGCCCTCGAAGTGCTGCGACGCGCCCATGAAGCCGGAGGCGACGTGCTGGTACTGTGCGACACCAACGGCGGAACCCTGCCCCACGAGGTGCACGACATCGTCACCGCCGTGCGCGAGCAGCTGCCGGAGGCGAAACTCGGCATCCATGCCCATAACGACTGTGAAGTCGCCGTCGCCAACAGCATCGCGGCCGTCCAGGCAGGGGCCGTTCAGGTACAGGGCACCATGAACGGCGTGGGTGAACGCTGCGGCAACGCCAACCTCTCGTCGGTCATCCCCATTCTCGAACTCAAGAGCGCCGGGGCGTACGCCTGCCTGCCGGAAGGCAGGTTACAGCAACTCACCGCCGTGTCCTCCTATGTCTCGGAGGTGACCAACCTGCCGCCCTTCAGCCGGCAGCCCTTCGTGGGGCGTTCTGCCTTCGCCCACAAGGGGGGGGTGCATGTGAGTGCGGTGAACCGCAATGCCACACTCTACGAACACATCACCCCCGAGTCGGTGGGCAACCACCAGAGAGTGCTCATCACCGAACTTGCGGGACGCAGCAACATCGTCTCGCTGGCGCGTCGCTTCGGGTTCCATCTGGACAAGGATGAGCCCGTTGTGAAGGGCCTCATGAACGAGCTGAAGAAGAAGGCCAGCCTCGGCTACGACTACGCAGCGGCGGAAGCCAGCGTGGAGTTGCTCCTGCTGCGCAAGCTGGCACGGCGCGGGGTTCGCGAGTTCTTCAAGCTCATCCAGTTCAGGGTACTCGAATCGAAGCAGGAGAACGACCTCGAGCCCATGTCCGAAGCCTCGGTCATGGTCGAGGTCGAGGGCATCATCGAACACACGGCAGCCACCGGGCGCGGCCCGGTGAACGCCCTCGACAACGCCTTGCGCAAGGCGCTGTCGAGCTTCTACCCGCGCATCCGCGAGATGCGCCTGCTGGACTTCAAGGTACGGGTGCTCACCGGGACGGAGACCGACGGTGGTACCGCCTCCACCGTGCGGGTGCTCATCGAATCGGGTGACGCAGACAGCCGTTGGGTGACAGTGGGCGTGTCCTACAACATCATCGAAGCCAGCTGGCAGGCCCTTGCCGACTCGATGACGTACAAACTCTACAAAGACGAACATGTCCAACGGGGCATGACAGATTGA
- the hysB gene encoding NiFeSe hydrogenase small subunit codes for MSLTRRDFVKLCTGTVAGFGISQMFHPAVHEALAGTLTGERPPVFWLQGQGCTGCSVTLLNSVHPSIADVLLKVISLEFHPTVMAWEGEHAIEHMRKVAEKFKGKFFLVIEGSVPVEADGKYCIIGEANHHEISMVDALKEFGPNAAAVLAVGTCAAYGGIPAAEGSETGATAVSKFLGDNGIKTPVVNIPGCPPHPDWIVGTVVLALDAIKKNGLEGGLAEVVKVLDSDGRPTPFFGRNIHENCPYLDKYDEGVMSATFTDKVGCRYDLGCKGPMTMADCFERKWNGGVNWCVQNAVCIGCVEPDFPDGKSPFYQA; via the coding sequence ATGAGTCTCACAAGGCGTGATTTCGTCAAACTGTGCACGGGCACGGTAGCAGGGTTCGGGATATCCCAGATGTTCCACCCCGCTGTCCATGAAGCCCTTGCCGGTACCCTCACCGGCGAACGCCCCCCGGTCTTCTGGCTTCAAGGCCAGGGCTGCACAGGCTGTTCGGTGACTCTACTCAACAGCGTTCACCCCAGCATCGCCGATGTCCTGCTCAAGGTCATCAGCCTTGAATTCCACCCCACCGTCATGGCTTGGGAAGGTGAACACGCCATCGAGCACATGCGCAAGGTGGCTGAAAAGTTCAAGGGTAAGTTCTTCCTCGTCATCGAAGGCTCCGTGCCTGTCGAAGCCGACGGCAAGTACTGCATCATCGGCGAAGCGAACCACCATGAAATCTCCATGGTCGACGCGCTCAAGGAATTCGGTCCCAACGCAGCCGCCGTCCTCGCTGTCGGCACCTGCGCAGCCTACGGGGGCATTCCCGCCGCCGAAGGCAGTGAGACCGGTGCGACCGCAGTCTCCAAGTTCCTTGGTGACAACGGCATCAAGACTCCCGTCGTCAACATTCCCGGTTGCCCGCCCCACCCCGACTGGATTGTCGGCACCGTGGTGCTGGCACTCGATGCCATCAAGAAGAACGGCCTCGAAGGTGGTCTCGCCGAAGTGGTGAAGGTTCTCGACTCTGACGGTCGCCCCACCCCGTTCTTCGGCCGTAACATCCACGAGAACTGTCCGTACCTCGACAAGTACGACGAAGGTGTGATGTCCGCCACGTTCACCGACAAGGTCGGATGCCGCTACGACCTCGGCTGCAAGGGTCCCATGACCATGGCCGACTGTTTCGAGCGCAAGTGGAACGGTGGCGTCAACTGGTGCGTACAGAACGCTGTGTGCATCGGCTGCGTCGAGCCCGACTTCCCCGACGGCAAGTCGCCCTTCTACCAGGCATAA
- the hysA gene encoding NiFeSe hydrogenase large subunit HysA — MSGCTPKAAPAGATGRTTIAIDPVTRIEGHLKAEVVVENGKVVDARLSGGMYRGFETILRGRDPRDASQIVQRICGVCPTAHSTASVLALDEAFGAKVPNNGRITRNLIFGANYLQSHILHFYHLSAQDFVQGPDTAPFVPRFPKSDLRLSKELNKAGVDQYIEALEVRRICHEMVALFGGRMPHVQGQVVGGATEIPTKEKLVEYAARFKKVRDFVEQKYVPVVYTIGSKYKDMFKVGQGFKAALCVGAFPLDNSGKKHLFMPGVYAKGKDMPFDPSKIKEYVKYSWFAEETTGLNYKEGKTIPAPDKAGAYSFVKAPRYDGLSLEVGPLARMWVNNPELSPVGKKLLKDLFGISAKKFRDLGEEAAFSLMGRHVARAEETYYMLGAIEGWLKEIKAGEDTVVMPAVPASAEGTGFTEAPRGSLLHYVKVKDSKIDNYQIVSASLWNCNPRDDMGQRGAVEEALIGIPVDDIQNPVNVARLIRAFDPULGCAVHVLHAESGKVAVIEVK; from the coding sequence ATGTCCGGATGCACTCCCAAGGCCGCACCCGCCGGGGCCACCGGCAGGACGACCATCGCCATCGACCCGGTAACCCGAATCGAAGGCCACCTCAAAGCAGAGGTCGTCGTCGAGAACGGTAAGGTCGTCGACGCCCGTCTCTCGGGCGGCATGTACCGTGGTTTCGAGACCATCCTGCGCGGGCGCGACCCGCGCGACGCTTCGCAGATCGTACAGCGCATCTGCGGCGTGTGCCCCACTGCGCACTCCACCGCCTCCGTCCTCGCACTCGACGAGGCCTTCGGCGCCAAGGTGCCCAACAACGGGCGCATCACGCGTAACCTCATCTTCGGTGCCAACTACCTGCAGTCGCACATCCTGCACTTCTACCACCTCTCCGCGCAGGACTTCGTGCAGGGCCCGGATACGGCTCCTTTCGTTCCGCGCTTCCCCAAGTCGGACCTGCGCCTTTCGAAGGAACTGAACAAGGCCGGTGTCGACCAGTACATCGAAGCCCTCGAAGTTCGTCGCATCTGCCACGAGATGGTCGCCCTCTTCGGTGGCCGTATGCCTCACGTACAGGGGCAGGTCGTCGGTGGTGCCACCGAAATCCCCACCAAGGAGAAGCTGGTCGAATACGCTGCCCGCTTCAAGAAGGTGCGCGATTTCGTTGAGCAGAAGTACGTGCCCGTGGTGTACACCATCGGCAGCAAGTACAAGGACATGTTCAAGGTCGGCCAGGGCTTCAAGGCTGCGCTCTGCGTGGGTGCCTTCCCGCTCGACAACAGCGGCAAGAAGCACCTGTTCATGCCCGGCGTGTACGCCAAGGGCAAGGACATGCCTTTCGATCCCTCGAAGATCAAGGAATACGTCAAGTACTCCTGGTTCGCTGAAGAGACGACCGGCCTCAATTACAAGGAAGGCAAGACCATTCCTGCCCCTGACAAGGCCGGTGCGTACAGCTTCGTCAAGGCTCCCCGCTACGACGGTCTGTCTCTCGAAGTGGGCCCGCTGGCACGCATGTGGGTCAACAACCCCGAGCTTTCGCCCGTGGGTAAGAAGCTGCTGAAGGACCTGTTCGGCATCTCCGCCAAGAAGTTCCGCGACCTTGGTGAAGAAGCGGCCTTCTCGCTGATGGGCCGCCACGTGGCCCGCGCCGAAGAGACCTACTACATGCTTGGCGCCATCGAAGGCTGGCTCAAGGAAATCAAGGCTGGCGAAGATACCGTCGTCATGCCCGCAGTTCCCGCCTCTGCCGAAGGCACCGGCTTCACCGAAGCGCCGCGCGGCTCTCTGCTGCACTACGTGAAGGTGAAGGACTCGAAGATCGACAACTACCAGATCGTCTCCGCATCGCTGTGGAACTGCAACCCGCGCGACGATATGGGACAGCGTGGTGCTGTCGAGGAAGCCCTCATCGGCATCCCCGTCGACGACATCCAGAACCCGGTGAACGTGGCGCGTCTCATACGCGCCTTCGACCCGTGACTGGGCTGTGCCGTGCACGTGCTGCACGCTGAGTCCGGCAAGGTCGCCGTCATCGAAGTGAAGTAG
- the hysD gene encoding NiFeSe hydrogenase maturation protease, with the protein MKKLLVLGIGNMLLTDDGVGVFAAQELMKETWPDNVNIMEAGTFTQDIFYLFEGYDALLVLDIIHTGAEPGTIYRLSEEDLVQKESQRLSIHDIDLIDSLRMAEMLGGKKPTMHVLGMEPFDYTTWNIGLSAPLSERYPAFLQLAREEIQAILASF; encoded by the coding sequence ATGAAGAAACTGCTTGTGCTCGGCATCGGAAACATGTTGCTCACCGATGACGGGGTCGGTGTTTTCGCGGCCCAGGAACTGATGAAAGAGACGTGGCCCGACAACGTCAACATCATGGAAGCAGGCACCTTCACACAGGATATCTTCTATCTTTTCGAAGGGTATGATGCCCTGCTCGTGCTCGATATCATCCACACCGGCGCAGAGCCCGGCACGATATACCGTCTTTCTGAAGAAGACCTCGTGCAGAAGGAGAGCCAGCGCCTCTCCATCCACGACATCGACCTGATAGACTCTCTTCGCATGGCAGAGATGCTGGGTGGCAAGAAGCCCACCATGCATGTGCTAGGCATGGAACCCTTCGACTACACGACATGGAACATCGGTCTGTCCGCACCTCTTTCGGAACGGTACCCGGCATTCCTTCAGCTTGCCCGCGAAGAGATACAGGCGATACTCGCTTCGTTCTGA
- a CDS encoding hydrogenase small subunit: MRFSVGLGKEGAEERLARRGVSRRDFLKFCTAIAVTMGMGPAFAPEVARALTGSRRPSVVYLHNAECTGCSESVLRAFQPYLDELILDTISLDYHETIMAAAGDAAEAALHQAVANPDGFICIVEGAIPTADNGIYGKVANHTMLSICSDIVPKAKAVIAYGTCATFGGVQAAKPNPTGAKGLNDALKHLGVNAINLAGCPPNPYNLVGTLVYYLKNNAAPEMDEFNRPLMFFGQSVHDNCPRLKHFDAGEFAPSFESEEARKGWCLYELGCKGPSTMNNCPKIKFNQTNWPVEAGHPCIGCSEPDFWDEKSPFYES; the protein is encoded by the coding sequence ATGCGATTCTCAGTCGGTCTTGGCAAGGAAGGCGCGGAAGAACGTCTGGCGCGGCGTGGCGTCAGCCGACGCGACTTCCTCAAATTCTGTACGGCGATAGCCGTGACGATGGGCATGGGGCCCGCGTTTGCGCCAGAAGTGGCGCGTGCGCTGACCGGAAGCCGCCGGCCATCGGTGGTGTATCTGCACAACGCCGAATGCACAGGCTGTTCAGAGTCCGTCCTGCGTGCCTTTCAGCCGTACCTCGACGAACTCATTCTCGACACCATCTCTCTCGACTACCACGAAACCATCATGGCAGCGGCAGGCGATGCCGCTGAAGCAGCCCTGCATCAGGCCGTCGCCAACCCCGACGGCTTCATCTGCATCGTCGAAGGTGCCATACCCACGGCCGACAACGGCATCTATGGCAAGGTCGCCAACCACACGATGCTCTCCATCTGCAGTGACATCGTCCCCAAGGCCAAAGCCGTCATCGCGTACGGTACGTGCGCGACCTTCGGTGGCGTGCAGGCAGCCAAGCCCAACCCAACCGGGGCAAAGGGGCTCAACGACGCCCTCAAGCATCTTGGCGTGAACGCCATAAACCTCGCGGGGTGCCCGCCCAACCCCTACAATCTCGTGGGAACCCTCGTCTACTATCTCAAGAACAACGCCGCACCTGAAATGGACGAGTTCAACCGTCCGCTCATGTTCTTCGGCCAGTCCGTTCACGACAACTGCCCCCGCCTCAAGCACTTCGACGCTGGCGAATTCGCGCCGTCGTTCGAGTCCGAAGAGGCACGCAAGGGCTGGTGTCTGTACGAACTGGGCTGCAAGGGGCCTTCAACCATGAACAACTGCCCCAAGATCAAGTTCAATCAGACGAACTGGCCCGTCGAAGCGGGGCACCCCTGCATCGGCTGCAGCGAACCCGACTTCTGGGACGAAAAGAGCCCGTTCTACGAAAGCTAG
- a CDS encoding nickel-dependent hydrogenase large subunit produces the protein MGGCKAKTAPGVPVTPQSSYTGPITIDPVTRIEGHLRIEVEVENGKVKRAYSSSTLFRGLEIILKGRDPRDAQHFTQRTCGVCTYTHALASTRCVDNAVGVHIPKNATYIRNLVLGAQYLHDHIVHFYHLHALDFVDVTNALKADPAKAAKIASSISPRKTTAADLKAVQDKLKAFVASGQLGPFTNAYFLGGHPAYYLEPELDLIATAHYLEALRLQVKAARAMAVFGAKNPHTQFTVVGGVTCYDALTPKRIQEFTDLWKETKAFVDEVYIPDLLAVASRYKDWTQYGGTTNFITFGEFPKDEYDLNSRFFKPGAVFKRDFQNIKPFDPMQIREHVRHSWYEGAEARHPWKGATEPKYTDLHGEDRYSWMKAPRYMDDPMETGPLAQVLVAYAQGHKQVKAVTDTVLGALGVGPEALFSTLGRTAARGIETAVIAAQMEQWLNEYKDNIASGDNKIVEPWEMPKQAEGVGFVTAPRGGLSHWIRIEDGRIGNFQLVVPSTWTLGPRCANNKPSPVEEALVGTPVADAKRPVEILRTVHSFDPCIACGVHVIDSQTNEVHKFRIL, from the coding sequence ATGGGCGGCTGCAAAGCCAAGACAGCTCCGGGTGTGCCCGTCACGCCACAGAGCAGCTATACCGGCCCCATCACCATCGACCCTGTGACCCGAATCGAAGGCCACCTTCGCATCGAAGTCGAGGTCGAAAACGGCAAGGTGAAGCGCGCATACAGCAGTTCGACGCTCTTCAGGGGGCTTGAGATCATCCTGAAGGGACGCGACCCGCGCGATGCGCAGCACTTCACTCAGCGCACCTGCGGCGTGTGCACCTACACGCATGCGCTGGCTTCCACGCGCTGCGTCGACAACGCGGTGGGCGTGCATATCCCCAAGAATGCCACATACATCCGCAACCTCGTTCTGGGTGCGCAGTATCTGCACGACCACATCGTGCACTTCTACCACCTGCACGCGCTCGACTTCGTCGACGTGACCAACGCCCTCAAGGCCGACCCGGCCAAGGCTGCGAAGATCGCGTCATCCATATCGCCCCGCAAGACAACGGCGGCCGACCTCAAGGCCGTACAGGACAAGCTCAAGGCGTTCGTGGCCAGCGGGCAACTCGGCCCCTTCACCAACGCCTACTTCCTCGGCGGTCACCCCGCCTACTATCTCGAACCCGAACTCGACCTCATCGCCACGGCCCACTACCTCGAAGCGCTTCGGCTTCAGGTCAAGGCCGCCCGCGCCATGGCCGTCTTCGGTGCCAAGAACCCGCATACCCAGTTCACCGTGGTGGGTGGGGTCACCTGCTACGACGCGCTCACGCCCAAGCGCATCCAGGAATTCACCGACCTCTGGAAAGAGACGAAGGCCTTCGTCGATGAGGTGTACATCCCCGACCTGCTGGCGGTGGCATCGCGCTACAAGGACTGGACACAGTACGGTGGCACCACCAACTTCATCACCTTCGGCGAGTTCCCCAAGGACGAATACGACCTGAACAGCCGTTTCTTCAAGCCCGGCGCGGTGTTCAAGCGCGACTTCCAGAACATCAAGCCGTTCGACCCCATGCAGATTCGCGAACACGTGCGGCACAGCTGGTACGAAGGTGCCGAAGCGCGCCACCCGTGGAAGGGTGCGACAGAACCCAAGTACACCGACCTGCACGGAGAGGACCGCTACTCGTGGATGAAGGCCCCGCGCTACATGGACGACCCCATGGAGACCGGCCCCCTCGCGCAGGTGCTGGTGGCCTATGCGCAGGGCCACAAGCAGGTGAAGGCGGTCACCGACACCGTACTCGGCGCTCTTGGCGTCGGTCCCGAAGCCCTGTTCTCCACACTGGGACGCACGGCGGCGCGCGGCATCGAGACCGCGGTCATCGCCGCCCAGATGGAACAGTGGCTGAACGAGTACAAGGACAACATCGCCAGCGGCGACAACAAGATCGTCGAGCCATGGGAGATGCCCAAGCAGGCTGAGGGTGTCGGCTTCGTCACCGCACCACGCGGCGGCCTCTCGCACTGGATACGCATCGAGGACGGACGCATCGGCAACTTCCAGCTTGTCGTTCCCTCGACGTGGACGCTTGGCCCCCGCTGTGCGAACAACAAGCCCAGCCCCGTCGAAGAGGCACTGGTGGGAACCCCGGTCGCGGACGCGAAGCGCCCCGTCGAGATTCTGCGCACCGTCCACTCCTTCGACCCGTGCATAGCCTGTGGCGTACACGTCATCGACTCACAGACCAACGAAGTACACAAGTTCCGCATCCTGTAG
- a CDS encoding HyaD/HybD family hydrogenase maturation endopeptidase has protein sequence MSENTSILVLGVGNILYTDEGIGVRAVERLSAGYTFTPNVRLMDGGTLGMRLMDAIMDCDRLIVVDAVLGGDEPGAVYRLTGEDLRKSLGFNDSMHQTDLVDTLIFCELAGHRPDAVVIGMEPQDYQTLCPEVSARSAERMPLLCDAVLKEIRDAGGDWTTVPSD, from the coding sequence ATGAGCGAAAACACCTCCATCCTCGTCCTTGGCGTGGGCAACATCCTCTACACTGACGAAGGCATAGGCGTTCGCGCCGTCGAAAGACTCAGCGCCGGCTACACCTTCACGCCGAACGTCCGACTCATGGACGGCGGGACGTTGGGGATGCGTCTCATGGACGCCATCATGGACTGCGACAGGCTCATCGTCGTGGATGCCGTCCTCGGCGGCGACGAACCGGGGGCCGTCTACCGGCTCACCGGCGAAGACCTGCGCAAGAGCCTGGGCTTCAACGACTCCATGCACCAGACCGACCTCGTAGACACGCTCATATTCTGCGAGCTTGCGGGCCACAGGCCCGATGCGGTGGTCATCGGCATGGAACCGCAGGACTACCAGACGCTCTGCCCCGAAGTCTCTGCCCGTTCCGCAGAGAGGATGCCGTTGCTGTGCGACGCCGTCCTCAAGGAGATTCGGGACGCTGGCGGCGACTGGACGACCGTTCCTTCAGACTAA
- a CDS encoding HypC/HybG/HupF family hydrogenase formation chaperone — protein MCLAIPAEIVEMMDNDMVRARVGKSETFLTVSAMLLPEPAALGDYIIVHAGFALRKLDKADAEETLRLLREVAEAAEGAPAAF, from the coding sequence ATGTGCCTCGCCATCCCCGCTGAGATTGTGGAAATGATGGACAACGACATGGTTCGCGCCCGTGTCGGCAAGAGCGAGACCTTCCTCACGGTTTCAGCCATGCTCCTGCCTGAACCCGCGGCCCTTGGCGATTACATCATCGTCCATGCCGGATTCGCCCTGCGCAAGCTCGACAAGGCCGACGCCGAAGAGACGTTGCGTCTGCTGCGTGAAGTGGCCGAAGCAGCTGAAGGCGCCCCCGCGGCCTTCTGA
- a CDS encoding arylesterase, translating into MHRTCLLLALGDSLTEGYGLPPGRAMPDVLQEMLRDAGLPVTCLNLGLSGDTSAGGLRRLRAWLARNAEKFQAHATGTAPIVAIVELGANDSFIGIEPDEVAANLDAILSLLAGHGIPALLMGWQATMADTPDYADDFEDLYADLAAKHGTPLYADTLAGIWGEDRMTLHDGLHPSIEGVRHMATSILPLVRTLVETALAGEDHATPPCPPRH; encoded by the coding sequence ATGCATCGCACCTGCCTCCTGCTTGCCCTCGGTGACAGCCTCACCGAGGGTTACGGTCTGCCGCCGGGCCGCGCCATGCCTGACGTGCTGCAGGAGATGCTCCGCGACGCCGGTCTGCCCGTGACATGCCTCAACCTTGGCCTCTCGGGCGACACTTCGGCAGGCGGACTGCGCCGTCTTCGGGCATGGCTGGCACGCAATGCCGAGAAGTTTCAGGCACACGCGACGGGAACAGCACCCATCGTCGCCATCGTGGAATTGGGGGCCAACGACAGTTTCATCGGCATCGAACCGGATGAGGTCGCCGCGAATCTCGACGCCATCCTCTCTCTGCTTGCCGGTCACGGCATTCCCGCGCTGCTCATGGGATGGCAGGCGACCATGGCGGACACCCCCGACTACGCCGATGACTTCGAAGACCTGTACGCCGACCTTGCGGCGAAGCATGGCACGCCTCTCTATGCTGACACGCTTGCCGGTATCTGGGGTGAAGACAGGATGACCCTGCATGACGGGCTGCATCCCTCTATCGAGGGGGTACGCCACATGGCTACGTCGATACTGCCCCTTGTCCGCACGCTTGTCGAAACCGCCCTCGCTGGCGAAGACCACGCCACGCCGCCATGCCCCCCACGACACTGA
- a CDS encoding gamma-glutamylcyclotransferase family protein gives MPPTTLRVFVYGTLKRGGRHHAAHCADALRVRTGCTRGRLVDLPAGYPTLHVPGSSVLAIGTSDLAADAWRGMHCTLPGTPTSEDFIAPALPCALVRGEVIDFADAPAALHRLDKLEEFAPGGISLYLRVLLPVLVDDVLLPCWTYVSPIASAMMPPDCCHH, from the coding sequence ATGCCCCCCACGACACTGAGGGTCTTCGTCTATGGCACACTGAAGCGCGGGGGCAGACACCATGCAGCCCATTGTGCCGATGCCCTTCGCGTCCGAACAGGATGCACTCGGGGCAGACTCGTCGACCTTCCGGCAGGATATCCCACGTTGCACGTCCCGGGGTCGTCCGTGCTTGCCATCGGCACCTCCGACCTCGCCGCCGACGCATGGCGGGGAATGCACTGCACCCTTCCGGGAACACCTACGTCTGAAGATTTCATCGCCCCGGCCCTGCCATGCGCCCTTGTCAGGGGAGAAGTCATCGACTTCGCCGACGCACCGGCGGCGCTGCACCGGCTGGACAAGCTCGAAGAGTTCGCCCCCGGCGGCATCAGTCTCTACCTGCGCGTATTACTGCCCGTACTCGTGGACGACGTGCTGCTGCCATGCTGGACATACGTCTCACCTATTGCGTCGGCCATGATGCCCCCTGATTGCTGCCACCACTGA